A window from Shewanella livingstonensis encodes these proteins:
- a CDS encoding DEAD/DEAH box helicase: MSAKLFNLPIKLSLEMIAKLFSATQIQKAQNYLIQGRVLEVTASSNNHDIEAYVEGSAAEPYRQEITLVNVNHKIVMRSHCTCPVRTNCKHVAAAMLALIDKKPVEEQRIHQWLRQLDEQKTVAEFEDDEEEKDRIIYVLSNDPHGIFVEFKRSKLNKKAQYNKGSKLALADIRYSMPWWIDPEDKQIISLLLSSNNQGSKIYIDGEISFLAITKMLAAEVCFWEENRTPLTWAKAITPEFIWCEIDKKHTQMQMRMPGLENWEFIATEPPLYVELDYLHLGRIDTDLPVKKLSLLQHMPPVPLAQVDVISHKMLQHFSPKTVPVPSEIDFCEITDQLITRLTFTREFFSSSQIMQPVIRVDHQYGEITFNASTKPERISLVKKNQVQYQVHRQVEQELAALQSLTDIGLITLEPDAVLASSQKPYYVSVGLLPESIFEWSELTCDGLDALNTLGMEVHFDDDFDLQITDAQLDVDLVDDDESGWFSLSLSADIDGQSVPLLALVARWLQQNGEPADDDELLLPGPNGGFIKIKAKTIKPLISIIQELFNRHSGDVISIPRNRAHILNDLSASDVRLLNGERVRNLATKLAEFKGVVPVDLPNGLNATLRDYQKQGFDWLCFLKEYQLGGILADDMGLGKTVQALAFLLKAKQDATERRTSLIVCPTSLVGNWLKEANKFAPSLNVVVIHGNKRQPLLEQINDFDVVVTTYPLMLRDEAIYCEYVFEHIILDEAQQIKNAQAKVTQVIKTLKGRFRLCLSGTPLENHLGELKSLMDFCLPGLLGQHTYFNKQFRGPIEKQADVEKSQLLSQRIAPFMLRRTKKEVVSELPEKTVIIQTLELEKDQRNLYESIRLVMEKKLRELFAKKGVSSSHIEFLDALLKLRQACCDPRLVKLEQAQQVKDNAKMTWLIQNLPDMIEDGRKILIFSQFTGMLALIEDELKRLAISYSKLTGQTRDRQTQIDAFQEGGNSVFLISLKAGGTGLNLTTADTVIHFDPWWNPAAERQATDRAHRIGQLNPVFVYKLIAQGTVEEKIQEMQQHKQGLADSILSDGTQGPWQGSANDLLALLS, encoded by the coding sequence ATGTCGGCGAAACTGTTTAATCTCCCCATTAAGCTTTCATTAGAGATGATCGCGAAACTGTTTTCGGCCACGCAAATTCAAAAAGCGCAAAACTATTTGATCCAAGGCCGGGTACTCGAAGTTACTGCTAGTAGTAACAATCATGATATTGAAGCCTATGTTGAAGGATCCGCTGCTGAGCCCTATCGTCAAGAAATCACTCTGGTTAACGTTAATCACAAAATTGTGATGCGTTCACATTGTACTTGCCCGGTCAGAACCAATTGTAAGCACGTTGCAGCAGCTATGCTGGCACTGATTGATAAAAAGCCCGTTGAAGAACAGCGTATTCACCAATGGTTACGCCAGCTTGACGAGCAAAAAACCGTTGCAGAATTTGAAGATGATGAGGAAGAGAAAGACCGGATTATTTATGTATTATCCAATGACCCTCACGGTATTTTTGTCGAATTCAAGCGCAGTAAATTAAATAAAAAAGCCCAATACAATAAAGGCAGCAAACTAGCATTAGCCGACATTCGTTATAGCATGCCGTGGTGGATAGATCCTGAAGACAAACAAATTATTAGCTTGTTATTATCGTCTAATAACCAAGGTTCTAAAATTTATATTGACGGTGAAATTTCATTTTTAGCCATCACCAAAATGTTAGCTGCCGAAGTGTGTTTTTGGGAAGAAAATCGCACCCCACTGACATGGGCTAAAGCCATTACTCCCGAATTTATTTGGTGTGAGATTGATAAAAAACACACCCAAATGCAAATGCGCATGCCTGGGCTAGAAAATTGGGAGTTTATTGCTACCGAGCCGCCTTTGTATGTGGAATTAGACTATTTACATTTAGGCAGAATCGACACCGATTTACCGGTTAAAAAGTTAAGTTTATTGCAGCATATGCCGCCGGTTCCTCTGGCTCAAGTGGATGTTATTAGCCATAAAATGTTGCAACACTTCTCGCCTAAAACCGTTCCCGTTCCGAGCGAAATTGATTTTTGTGAGATAACCGATCAACTCATTACGCGGTTAACCTTCACCCGCGAGTTTTTTAGCAGTAGCCAAATTATGCAACCGGTTATTCGGGTCGATCATCAATACGGTGAAATTACCTTTAATGCCTCAACTAAGCCTGAACGTATTAGTTTAGTTAAAAAGAATCAGGTGCAATATCAAGTTCATCGCCAAGTAGAGCAAGAATTAGCCGCGTTACAATCATTAACCGATATAGGCTTGATTACCCTTGAGCCCGATGCCGTATTGGCCAGTTCACAAAAACCGTATTATGTCAGTGTCGGTTTATTACCTGAGTCTATTTTTGAATGGTCTGAATTGACCTGTGATGGCCTTGATGCATTAAATACACTGGGTATGGAGGTTCATTTTGATGATGACTTCGACTTACAAATTACCGATGCACAGTTAGATGTCGATTTAGTAGACGATGATGAGTCAGGGTGGTTTTCATTATCGCTCAGTGCCGACATCGATGGCCAAAGTGTACCGTTATTAGCCTTAGTTGCCCGTTGGTTGCAGCAAAATGGTGAACCAGCAGATGATGATGAACTGCTATTACCTGGCCCTAATGGTGGCTTTATTAAAATCAAAGCCAAAACCATTAAGCCGCTGATCAGTATTATCCAAGAATTATTTAATCGTCATTCTGGCGATGTTATTTCAATACCTCGCAACCGTGCGCATATTTTAAATGATTTATCTGCCAGTGATGTGCGTTTACTTAATGGTGAGCGAGTGCGCAATTTAGCCACTAAATTGGCCGAGTTTAAAGGGGTTGTTCCAGTTGATTTGCCCAATGGCTTAAATGCAACCTTACGAGATTATCAAAAGCAGGGTTTTGACTGGTTGTGTTTTCTGAAAGAATATCAGCTAGGGGGTATTTTAGCTGACGATATGGGCCTGGGTAAAACGGTTCAGGCGTTGGCATTTTTACTCAAAGCCAAGCAAGACGCTACCGAGCGTCGCACCAGTTTAATTGTTTGTCCTACTAGTTTGGTCGGCAATTGGTTAAAAGAAGCCAATAAGTTTGCTCCATCACTGAATGTAGTGGTGATACACGGTAACAAACGCCAGCCATTATTAGAGCAAATTAACGATTTTGATGTGGTGGTGACCACTTATCCATTAATGTTGCGCGATGAAGCCATTTATTGTGAATATGTGTTTGAACATATTATTTTGGATGAAGCACAACAAATTAAAAATGCTCAAGCAAAAGTAACCCAAGTGATTAAAACCCTTAAAGGTCGATTCCGTTTATGTTTATCAGGTACGCCGCTTGAAAATCATTTAGGCGAATTAAAATCATTGATGGATTTTTGCCTACCTGGTTTATTAGGTCAGCATACCTACTTTAATAAACAGTTCCGTGGTCCGATTGAAAAGCAGGCCGACGTAGAAAAATCGCAGTTATTAAGCCAACGTATTGCGCCCTTTATGTTGCGCCGCACTAAAAAAGAAGTGGTGTCAGAATTACCAGAAAAAACGGTCATTATTCAAACCTTAGAACTTGAAAAAGATCAGCGTAATTTGTATGAATCGATTCGCTTAGTGATGGAGAAAAAACTGCGTGAGTTGTTTGCCAAAAAAGGGGTGTCGAGCAGTCATATAGAGTTTTTAGATGCATTGTTAAAGTTACGCCAGGCTTGTTGCGACCCTCGTTTAGTGAAGCTTGAGCAAGCCCAGCAAGTCAAAGACAACGCTAAGATGACCTGGTTAATCCAAAATTTGCCTGACATGATTGAAGATGGGCGTAAAATTCTTATCTTCAGCCAATTTACCGGCATGTTAGCGTTGATTGAAGATGAACTAAAGCGCTTGGCGATAAGTTACAGTAAGTTGACTGGCCAAACACGTGACCGCCAAACCCAGATAGATGCGTTTCAAGAGGGCGGCAATTCGGTATTTTTGATCAGTCTAAAAGCCGGTGGTACTGGGCTTAATTTAACTACCGCAGATACTGTTATTCACTTTGATCCTTGGTGGAACCCAGCCGCAGAAAGGCAAGCAACCGATCGTGCCCATCGTATTGGTCAGTTAAATCCGGTGTTTGTTTATAAATTAATTGCCCAAGGTACTGTTGAAGAGAAGATTCAAGAAATGCAGCAGCATAAACAAGGTTTGGCTGACAGTATTTTATCCGATGGTACTCAAGGGCCATGGCAGGGCAGTGCTAACGATTTATTGGCTTTGCTCAGCTAG
- a CDS encoding tetratricopeptide repeat protein: protein MQVTTGRLMQMIKYPRFCFNMGMVVSACLWFMGNSVAAPYTPKETSEVVATWKVFNATDQQMSLDDISDFIEQGQYPGEADYRYGRAKAWLQAKMANTSPNAQTYYLYARVLQHQHQFDRAIKALERSIELKPTAINSWLLKANIHLVQGDIVGARQACLTLMGKADILLISTCALEVTSQNGKLVESYKELARLYELYQPSDEPEKSWIVQILADMALKQGLAEQALDYLNQAGMGNAPVSLLALWSDVQLSLNQHQQVYDKLSKVVSQNAIQDDALLLRLAIAEKQLGNTVKWQWAFAQRVKLREQRQDSLHASDLANYYLKVDIQPKKALYWAKINWQVARQANDRILLEQAKELFKKTENDKKSVQVSRNLSLDNVAS, encoded by the coding sequence ATGCAAGTGACCACAGGGCGGTTAATGCAAATGATAAAGTACCCGCGATTTTGCTTCAATATGGGAATGGTTGTCAGTGCATGCTTATGGTTTATGGGTAATAGCGTTGCGGCGCCCTATACACCTAAAGAGACCAGTGAAGTTGTTGCAACCTGGAAGGTCTTTAATGCTACTGACCAGCAAATGAGTTTAGACGACATCAGTGATTTTATTGAACAAGGTCAATATCCTGGCGAAGCTGATTACCGTTACGGCCGTGCAAAAGCTTGGTTACAAGCCAAAATGGCCAATACTAGCCCTAATGCGCAGACCTATTATTTATATGCTCGAGTATTACAACATCAACATCAATTTGATCGGGCAATAAAAGCGTTAGAGCGCTCAATTGAATTAAAGCCAACAGCAATTAACAGTTGGTTATTAAAAGCCAATATTCATCTAGTGCAGGGTGATATTGTTGGCGCAAGGCAAGCGTGTTTAACCTTAATGGGTAAAGCCGATATTTTATTGATTTCTACCTGTGCTTTGGAAGTGACCAGTCAAAATGGCAAGCTAGTTGAAAGCTATAAAGAGCTAGCTCGATTGTATGAATTGTACCAACCCAGTGACGAACCAGAAAAAAGTTGGATAGTGCAAATTCTTGCTGATATGGCATTAAAGCAAGGGTTAGCTGAACAAGCATTGGACTATTTAAATCAGGCCGGCATGGGTAATGCGCCAGTCAGTTTATTAGCTTTATGGTCTGATGTTCAATTGTCATTAAATCAGCACCAACAGGTGTACGATAAACTGTCTAAAGTGGTGAGCCAAAACGCAATTCAGGACGACGCGTTGTTATTGCGCCTAGCGATAGCAGAAAAACAGCTTGGTAATACCGTAAAATGGCAATGGGCGTTTGCCCAACGAGTGAAACTACGTGAACAAAGACAAGACAGTTTGCATGCATCAGATCTCGCCAATTATTATTTAAAAGTTGATATACAGCCGAAAAAAGCACTTTACTGGGCCAAAATAAACTGGCAGGTAGCGCGTCAAGCCAACGACAGAATATTGTTAGAGCAGGCTAAAGAATTGTTTAAAAAAACTGAAAATGATAAAAAATCAGTACAGGTTAGCCGTAATCTCTCTTTGGACAATGTAGCAAGTTAA
- a CDS encoding sigma-70 family RNA polymerase sigma factor: MDQDTLLNLLSASADGDKQAFADLYQSTSSQLFAVSLKMLGRRELAEEVLQEAYVKIWHNATEYQHGKGSVLTWMISIVRYRALDMLRYQKVRKEDPLEEGQEAIFEEPNNDDGPQVHKNKLDQCMGELEPQQKQAIHLAYYNGLSHHEVVGHLDLPLGTIKSWIRRGLQQLQRCLSL, translated from the coding sequence ATGGATCAAGACACATTACTAAACTTACTGAGTGCCAGTGCCGACGGAGATAAACAAGCATTTGCTGATTTGTATCAGTCGACTAGCAGCCAATTATTTGCGGTTAGTTTGAAAATGCTCGGTCGCCGTGAGCTGGCTGAAGAGGTGCTACAAGAAGCCTACGTAAAAATTTGGCATAACGCGACTGAGTATCAACACGGTAAGGGTTCTGTACTTACCTGGATGATCAGCATTGTGCGTTATCGAGCATTAGACATGTTGCGTTATCAAAAAGTTAGAAAAGAGGATCCGCTTGAAGAGGGTCAAGAAGCTATTTTTGAAGAGCCCAACAATGATGACGGCCCTCAAGTGCATAAAAATAAACTCGATCAATGCATGGGCGAACTCGAGCCGCAACAAAAACAAGCGATTCATTTAGCCTATTATAATGGTTTATCGCATCATGAAGTTGTTGGGCATTTAGATTTACCCTTAGGCACAATTAAGAGCTGGATCCGCCGTGGTTTGCAGCAATTACAGAGGTGTTTATCGTTATGA
- a CDS encoding DUF4331 domain-containing protein: MKVLKISLIASIVCSTLLGANAFASSHREAPNITRFPTLDSTDFYAFNSYEAGREDYVTLIANYIPLQDAYGGPNYYAMDPAAVYSIHIDNDGDAVEDLTFQFNFTNELANNNQGIALTVGPADNQRSVSVPLKNIGGITAADQSAANFSESYELTLVKGPQNSGSATALTNTSGAMFYKPLDYIGNKSFGDSSAYASYAGQFIYEFNLDGCASPGKVFVGQRKDPFVVNLGKTFDLVNYVPVEGDSAPGAGDQGGFPGGITQSADNDDLMDKNVTAISIEIPKSCLTTQGNGTIGAWTTASLPQARILNPNAKVGKTEVNGGALTQVSRLGNPLVNELVIGLKDKDTFSTSHPKDDTQFADYVTHPSLPELLNILFKDAVNQTLGTNIETLAPTNFPRTDLVTAFLTGFAGVNQLETVTPSEMLRLNTGIPAKSRDMQSAFGVAGDDLAGFPNGRRPGDDVVDIALRVVMGRLCYPIPVNGTDTDLGLCTSDDASVGNVPFTDGAPVDATMMMDHFPYLATPLSGSK; encoded by the coding sequence ATGAAAGTACTAAAAATATCCCTAATCGCCAGTATCGTATGCAGCACTTTGTTAGGCGCTAATGCCTTTGCGTCAAGTCACCGAGAAGCTCCAAATATTACCCGCTTTCCGACATTAGACTCTACCGACTTCTATGCCTTTAACAGTTATGAAGCAGGGCGTGAAGATTACGTCACCCTTATCGCGAACTATATCCCACTGCAAGATGCCTACGGCGGACCTAACTATTACGCGATGGATCCTGCTGCGGTATACAGCATTCATATCGATAATGACGGTGATGCAGTAGAAGATTTAACCTTCCAATTTAACTTTACCAATGAGCTTGCCAATAATAATCAAGGTATTGCGTTGACCGTTGGCCCTGCTGATAATCAACGCAGTGTGTCAGTACCGCTTAAAAATATAGGTGGCATTACTGCTGCGGATCAAAGTGCGGCAAACTTTAGCGAGTCGTATGAGTTAACACTTGTTAAAGGACCACAAAATAGTGGTAGTGCAACTGCGTTAACCAATACTTCAGGGGCGATGTTCTATAAGCCACTGGATTACATTGGTAATAAGAGTTTCGGTGATAGCAGCGCGTATGCAAGCTATGCTGGTCAATTTATCTACGAATTCAACCTCGATGGTTGTGCAAGTCCTGGTAAAGTGTTTGTTGGCCAACGTAAAGACCCTTTCGTGGTTAACTTAGGCAAAACGTTTGATTTGGTTAACTATGTACCAGTAGAAGGTGATAGCGCTCCTGGCGCTGGCGATCAAGGTGGTTTCCCTGGTGGTATCACTCAGTCGGCTGACAATGATGACTTGATGGATAAAAATGTCACTGCCATTTCAATTGAAATACCAAAGTCTTGCTTAACCACTCAAGGCAACGGCACCATTGGTGCATGGACTACAGCGAGTTTACCGCAAGCGCGTATTTTAAATCCCAATGCTAAAGTAGGTAAAACAGAAGTCAACGGCGGCGCATTAACTCAGGTTTCTCGTCTGGGTAACCCGCTAGTGAATGAGTTAGTGATTGGCTTAAAAGATAAAGATACTTTTTCGACTTCACATCCTAAAGATGACACTCAGTTTGCTGACTATGTGACGCACCCGAGCTTACCAGAGTTGCTGAACATTCTGTTTAAAGACGCGGTTAACCAAACGCTAGGAACAAACATTGAAACGTTAGCGCCAACTAACTTCCCTCGTACCGATCTTGTTACGGCATTTCTAACGGGTTTTGCCGGTGTTAACCAACTTGAAACGGTGACGCCTTCAGAAATGTTACGTCTTAATACCGGTATTCCTGCAAAATCTCGTGATATGCAGTCAGCTTTTGGTGTTGCAGGCGATGATTTAGCCGGTTTCCCAAATGGTCGTCGCCCTGGTGATGATGTAGTTGATATTGCACTGCGCGTGGTAATGGGACGTTTATGTTACCCAATTCCTGTTAACGGTACTGATACTGATTTAGGTTTGTGTACAAGTGATGATGCCAGCGTTGGTAACGTGCCATTTACAGATGGTGCACCGGTTGATGCGACCATGATGATGGATCACTTCCCTTACTTAGCGACGCCACTTTCTGGCTCAAAATAA
- a CDS encoding Ig-like domain-containing protein, translated as MNTSIRYTTRQLVHNVTKPVVLISLISAGLLAGCNSDNDTMTMVKNSAPMVSGVMLDTVTETPVSDRVTATDKDGDTLTFTVMSEPTLGMVSLMPNGEFTYTPANEVTGTDSFTVAVTDGVNDPVTAMVNITIDAEQVMFSSLSRQAFSQPSQAAPLRVNGRVVENDVSTADFYDDLLLD; from the coding sequence ATGAATACTTCTATACGATATACGACGCGCCAGCTTGTTCATAATGTGACTAAGCCAGTGGTATTAATCAGTTTGATCAGTGCAGGCTTATTAGCGGGTTGTAATTCAGATAATGACACTATGACCATGGTTAAAAACAGTGCGCCAATGGTGAGTGGTGTGATGCTCGACACGGTGACCGAAACACCAGTAAGCGATAGAGTGACAGCCACTGATAAAGATGGCGATACACTGACATTTACAGTGATGAGCGAACCTACGCTGGGTATGGTGAGCTTAATGCCAAATGGTGAGTTTACGTATACTCCAGCTAATGAAGTTACTGGTACGGACAGTTTTACCGTAGCAGTGACCGATGGTGTGAACGATCCTGTTACTGCGATGGTGAACATTACCATTGATGCTGAGCAAGTGATGTTTTCAAGTTTAAGTCGTCAGGCATTTTCACAACCAAGCCAAGCAGCACCGTTACGTGTTAATGGCCGTGTGGTTGAGAACGATGTATCAACGGCTGATTTTTACGATGACTTATTACTCGACTAA
- a CDS encoding anti-sigma factor produces MNYHDPQLKDALAAEYVLGTLRGQARRRFQKLMMQIPSLRESTWLWEQHLHGMNQLLTPIKPDDRVWKNISLTLGFVDNITQTPETSNVVPMATRNRAWKGLASMATAAAIVMAVMVVSNQPVPVAAPQQVAVVQSAQAKALWLIEVTANTIEVRSTSNLKPLENKDYELWMVAKGVENPISLGLLPKSGKLSLVKNSQFDDVDIIALAVSLEPLNGSPNGIPTEVLYTAELAIL; encoded by the coding sequence ATGAATTATCATGATCCTCAATTAAAAGACGCATTGGCAGCAGAATATGTACTGGGTACATTACGTGGCCAAGCCAGACGCCGCTTTCAAAAATTAATGATGCAAATTCCTAGCCTCCGTGAAAGCACCTGGTTATGGGAGCAACATTTACATGGCATGAACCAGCTGTTAACACCAATAAAGCCAGACGATCGTGTGTGGAAAAATATTAGTCTGACGCTAGGTTTTGTTGACAATATAACCCAAACTCCAGAGACATCTAATGTGGTGCCAATGGCAACACGTAATCGTGCATGGAAAGGTTTGGCTTCAATGGCTACCGCTGCGGCCATTGTCATGGCGGTAATGGTGGTGAGTAATCAGCCAGTACCAGTGGCGGCGCCACAACAAGTCGCGGTAGTGCAAAGTGCCCAAGCTAAAGCATTATGGTTGATTGAAGTGACTGCCAATACGATTGAAGTGCGCTCTACCAGTAACCTAAAGCCACTTGAGAATAAAGATTATGAGTTATGGATGGTAGCCAAAGGTGTCGAGAATCCAATCTCATTAGGCTTATTACCTAAATCGGGTAAGCTCAGTTTGGTGAAGAACAGTCAGTTTGATGATGTCGATATTATCGCCTTAGCCGTTAGTTTAGAGCCTTTAAACGGTTCACCTAATGGCATACCGACTGAGGTGTTATATACCGCAGAGCTGGCCATTTTATAA
- a CDS encoding monovalent cation:proton antiporter family protein yields MEHSIFIHILSMLVIAIVAIALLRRLGLPAILAYLLTGVVSGPSGFHWFTQLQMQSVAELGVVLLMFTLGLEFSVPRLWAMRRTVFGLGSAQMLVTAFFAGGVAMLVGQDLVAAVVIGSAIALSSTAIVLKLLNEQNWLRRRHGELSVSVLLFQDLAVVPLLILMPLLAKGGAEMSFNSIAWGLLTGILAFLGLMSFGKWILPRIFDEVARSRSNELFVLSTLVVALVTGAFTQWLGLSMALGAFIAGMLLGESQYRRQLEADIRPFRDLLMGLFFISIGMLLDFNLVMQYWWQVLLILAGVLLSKILIVHGLLKLVGENTKVSLSTAISLGQVGEFSFVLLALAVNYQLLDTEVSTVLVAVAVISMSIAPWLIRHSVDIAKKVSGNKLASQQEPIEIVLPHSDESDVVLILGYGRVGQTIARFLKTEAVPYMVLDLDPTRVTEARAAGENIHFGDACRMALLKKMGIRQASLVVVTFCEPRQSEECLAVARKLAPDVKILVRTRDDANLHELKEAGATQVIPESLEGSLMLVSQVLFKCGVPLARIIKRLESERRNHYQYLHGFFSGTETDFTLDLLHAVSLASGASAVGKTVADIPWQALDVELRAVRRKGEEVDPPPPEWVLRRNDILMLVGKPRSIEKAEEYLLQG; encoded by the coding sequence ATGGAACACAGCATTTTTATTCATATTTTGTCGATGCTAGTGATTGCGATTGTGGCGATTGCATTGTTACGCCGACTCGGCTTGCCCGCTATTTTAGCTTATTTGCTCACTGGCGTAGTGAGTGGTCCCAGTGGTTTTCATTGGTTTACTCAGCTACAAATGCAATCTGTGGCTGAGTTGGGTGTCGTGCTGTTGATGTTCACGCTCGGACTTGAGTTTTCAGTCCCGAGGTTGTGGGCCATGCGCCGTACAGTGTTTGGCTTAGGTAGCGCCCAAATGCTAGTCACCGCTTTTTTTGCTGGTGGTGTAGCCATGTTAGTAGGCCAAGATTTAGTCGCTGCAGTGGTCATTGGTTCTGCCATTGCGTTATCGTCTACCGCCATTGTATTGAAGCTGCTTAATGAACAAAACTGGTTAAGGCGCAGGCACGGCGAATTGTCAGTTAGTGTGTTGTTATTTCAAGACTTGGCAGTAGTGCCGTTATTGATTTTAATGCCGTTATTAGCCAAAGGCGGTGCTGAAATGAGCTTTAACAGTATCGCGTGGGGATTGCTCACCGGTATTTTGGCTTTTTTAGGATTAATGTCATTTGGTAAATGGATATTGCCACGTATTTTTGACGAAGTAGCCCGCTCACGTTCAAATGAACTATTTGTATTATCTACCCTAGTTGTCGCTTTAGTTACAGGCGCCTTTACTCAATGGCTTGGATTATCGATGGCATTAGGGGCGTTTATTGCCGGGATGTTACTGGGCGAGAGCCAGTATCGACGTCAGCTAGAAGCCGATATTAGGCCATTTCGTGATTTATTAATGGGCTTGTTTTTTATCTCGATTGGCATGCTGCTGGATTTCAATCTGGTGATGCAATATTGGTGGCAAGTGTTGTTAATTTTAGCTGGCGTGCTGTTGAGCAAAATATTAATCGTACATGGTTTACTCAAGCTTGTGGGCGAAAATACTAAGGTATCACTCAGTACGGCAATCAGTTTAGGCCAAGTTGGAGAGTTTAGTTTTGTGTTATTGGCATTGGCGGTAAATTACCAATTGCTTGATACTGAAGTGAGTACGGTGTTAGTTGCGGTGGCGGTAATATCGATGTCGATAGCGCCTTGGCTTATCCGTCACAGTGTTGATATTGCCAAAAAGGTCAGCGGCAATAAGCTGGCATCTCAACAAGAGCCGATTGAGATTGTATTGCCTCATTCTGATGAAAGTGATGTGGTACTTATTTTAGGTTATGGCCGCGTGGGGCAAACGATTGCACGCTTTTTAAAAACCGAAGCCGTACCCTATATGGTGCTTGATTTAGACCCTACCCGAGTCACAGAAGCCAGAGCGGCAGGCGAAAATATTCATTTTGGTGATGCTTGCAGAATGGCGCTATTGAAGAAGATGGGCATTCGCCAAGCGAGCTTAGTGGTGGTGACATTTTGCGAACCAAGGCAATCTGAAGAGTGTTTAGCTGTGGCGCGTAAATTGGCTCCCGATGTTAAAATATTGGTGCGCACTCGCGACGATGCCAATTTACATGAGCTTAAAGAAGCAGGGGCAACCCAAGTTATTCCTGAGTCACTTGAGGGCAGCTTAATGTTGGTGTCGCAAGTGTTGTTTAAATGCGGTGTCCCATTAGCCCGTATCATTAAGCGTTTAGAATCAGAGCGCCGCAACCATTACCAATATTTACATGGCTTTTTTTCCGGCACAGAAACCGATTTCACCTTAGATTTACTCCATGCGGTGTCGCTTGCTTCAGGTGCTAGTGCTGTGGGGAAAACCGTTGCAGACATTCCATGGCAAGCTTTAGATGTTGAACTTCGTGCAGTACGTCGTAAAGGGGAGGAGGTCGATCCTCCACCACCAGAGTGGGTGTTAAGGCGTAATGATATTTTAATGCTGGTGGGTAAACCGCGCAGTATTGAAAAAGCCGAAGAGTATCTGCTGCAGGGGTAA
- a CDS encoding HupE/UreJ family protein, which produces MKAFTRFFSVIKSGVLLLALLFSHVSFAHQMSTGYLSIDLDKQGQIEGAWQVRFFDINQVVAIDDNQDGQLTWGELQAHQVAIIDYLRSSLLLSRQQDCPLSFNPTQQVDQHFSEGYLVTSFQAECDSQGVLNINYKAFFDIDTDHKVITTISSPDHQYARVISNDNPIILINLAESQISDTFTEYVYQGIIHIWKGTDHILFLLALLLTCVLVREKHQWQAIDKPKQILKDTAWIITAFTLAHSVTLTATALGWLNFSSHWVELGIALSVLFAALNNVWPIVLRLGWITFAFGLLHGMGFAGVLGELGLPENQKLLAILAFNVGVEIGQLAILAVVLPLLIFLRHTNWYRNWGMQLGSIAIGLMAIQWSVERF; this is translated from the coding sequence GTGAAGGCATTTACAAGATTTTTTTCGGTGATTAAAAGCGGTGTATTGCTGCTCGCATTACTATTTAGTCATGTCAGTTTCGCTCATCAAATGAGCACCGGTTATTTGTCTATCGACTTGGATAAGCAAGGGCAAATTGAGGGCGCTTGGCAAGTACGTTTTTTTGATATTAACCAAGTTGTTGCTATTGATGACAATCAAGATGGCCAGCTTACCTGGGGGGAGTTACAAGCTCATCAGGTGGCAATAATTGATTACTTACGATCGTCTTTACTGCTCAGTAGACAACAAGATTGTCCACTGAGCTTTAATCCCACTCAGCAAGTTGATCAACATTTTAGCGAAGGTTATCTGGTCACTTCATTTCAAGCAGAGTGCGATAGTCAGGGGGTGTTAAATATTAATTATAAAGCCTTTTTTGATATTGATACCGACCATAAAGTGATTACCACCATTAGCTCGCCCGATCATCAATACGCTCGAGTGATCAGTAACGATAATCCGATAATATTGATTAACTTAGCAGAAAGTCAGATTAGCGATACATTTACTGAATATGTCTATCAAGGGATTATTCATATTTGGAAGGGTACAGATCATATCTTATTCTTACTCGCGCTATTGTTAACCTGTGTATTGGTTCGTGAAAAACATCAGTGGCAGGCGATAGATAAGCCAAAGCAAATATTGAAAGATACAGCGTGGATTATTACCGCCTTTACCTTAGCGCATTCAGTGACATTAACCGCTACGGCATTAGGGTGGCTTAATTTTAGTAGCCATTGGGTTGAGCTGGGTATCGCATTATCAGTATTGTTTGCCGCGTTAAACAATGTTTGGCCGATTGTATTGCGTTTGGGGTGGATTACCTTCGCGTTTGGTTTACTGCACGGCATGGGATTTGCTGGTGTATTAGGCGAGCTTGGACTGCCGGAGAATCAAAAACTATTAGCTATTTTAGCGTTCAATGTTGGCGTTGAAATTGGCCAGCTGGCGATTTTAGCCGTGGTACTGCCATTGTTGATCTTTTTACGTCACACAAACTGGTATCGAAACTGGGGTATGCAGCTTGGATCGATTGCTATTGGCTTAATGGCGATTCAGTGGTCGGTAGAGCGCTTCTAA